One stretch of Sandaracinaceae bacterium DNA includes these proteins:
- a CDS encoding cytochrome P450: MDIPISLADQFARRVALGTPRARMDGLPDGPTAPPAVQMLSFLLTPQSFLRAVRSEYGKTATLHIPGIPRLVQFSEPEAIREVFATSDDVMHAGEANGILEPFLGSYSVLVLDGARHRSQRRLLLPPFRGDRMRAYGEAMRDITARATREWPRDKRFTMQTESQAITLEVILRTVFGMEDGADQDRMRSLLASGLRILDNPLYIVQVFQRDLGPLSPWGRFLRLRRQIHQEMDALIARRRREGPREDILSMLLEAKHEDGTAMSDEEIRDELFTLLVAGHETTATAISWTLHRLSIHPDVLARVQAELDGVLDGAQELDVERSRELVYLDAVCKESLRMHPVIPGVGRVVKRPTRIGGVDLPAGVAVGCSIYLVHYDPDTWPDPERFDPMRFIDHKPTPYTFFPFGGGLRRCIGEAFALYEMRIVLATILKDLAPVAEVKTVRTQRRNITLTPAGGLPIRMRAR; this comes from the coding sequence GTGGACATTCCGATCTCGCTCGCTGACCAATTCGCGCGCCGCGTGGCGCTCGGGACTCCCCGCGCCCGGATGGACGGCCTGCCTGACGGCCCGACCGCCCCGCCGGCCGTGCAGATGCTGTCGTTCTTGCTGACGCCGCAATCGTTCCTGCGCGCCGTGCGCAGTGAGTACGGCAAAACGGCCACGTTGCACATCCCGGGCATCCCCCGGCTGGTGCAGTTCAGCGAGCCCGAGGCCATCCGTGAGGTGTTCGCGACCAGCGACGACGTCATGCACGCGGGCGAAGCCAACGGGATCCTCGAGCCGTTCCTGGGGTCGTACTCGGTGCTGGTGCTGGATGGTGCCCGCCACCGCTCGCAGCGCCGCCTGCTGCTGCCGCCCTTCCGAGGTGACCGCATGCGCGCCTATGGCGAGGCCATGCGCGACATCACCGCGCGAGCCACGCGTGAGTGGCCACGCGACAAGCGCTTCACCATGCAGACCGAGAGCCAGGCCATCACGCTCGAGGTCATCTTGCGCACGGTGTTCGGCATGGAGGACGGCGCCGATCAGGACCGCATGCGCAGCCTCTTGGCGAGCGGGCTGCGCATCCTCGACAACCCCCTGTACATCGTGCAGGTCTTCCAGCGCGACCTCGGGCCGCTGTCGCCCTGGGGGCGGTTTCTGCGCCTGCGCCGCCAGATCCACCAGGAGATGGACGCGCTGATCGCGCGGCGGCGGCGCGAAGGGCCTCGCGAAGACATCCTGTCCATGCTGCTCGAGGCCAAGCACGAGGACGGCACGGCGATGAGCGACGAGGAGATCCGCGACGAGCTCTTCACGCTGCTGGTGGCTGGGCACGAGACCACCGCCACCGCCATCTCGTGGACGCTGCACCGGCTGTCGATTCACCCGGACGTGCTCGCGCGCGTGCAGGCCGAGCTCGATGGTGTGCTGGACGGCGCACAGGAGCTGGACGTGGAGCGCTCGCGCGAGCTGGTGTACCTGGACGCGGTCTGCAAGGAGTCGCTGCGCATGCACCCCGTGATCCCCGGCGTGGGACGCGTGGTGAAGCGCCCCACGCGCATCGGCGGCGTGGACCTGCCCGCAGGCGTGGCCGTGGGCTGCAGCATCTACCTGGTGCACTACGACCCCGACACCTGGCCGGACCCGGAGCGCTTCGACCCCATGCGCTTCATCGACCACAAGCCCACGCCGTACACGTTCTTCCCGTTCGGCGGCGGTCTGCGGCGCTGCATCGGTGAGGCGTTCGCGCTCTACGAGATGCGCATCGTGCTGGCCACCATCTTGAAAGACCTCGCCCCGGTGGCCGAGGTGAAGACGGTGCGCACGCAGCGCCGCAACATCACGCTCACGCCGGCGGGTGGGCTGCCCATCCGCATGCGCGCCCGCTGA
- a CDS encoding NAD-dependent deacylase gives MTSPIILTPDTHVFVLTGAGISAESGLATFRDAGGLWEGHRPEDVASPEAWARDARMVWRFYSERRAKAASALPNPGHAALAKLQQELDPGHLFLCTQNVDGLHEAAGSTAFHMHGELFKTRCENAGCTLPPFEDHALYFDVMPSCERCSARLRPHIVWFGEEPFGITRIKREVQSCDLFVTVGSSGVVYPAAGLVREITYRRQMGDDCRAVYVGLEEPANADSFQDVRLGKSGAILPELFEVER, from the coding sequence ATGACCTCACCGATCATCCTGACCCCCGACACTCACGTCTTCGTGCTGACCGGCGCGGGCATCAGCGCCGAGAGCGGCCTTGCCACGTTCCGCGACGCCGGCGGCCTGTGGGAGGGCCACCGCCCCGAGGACGTGGCCTCACCCGAGGCCTGGGCGCGCGACGCCCGCATGGTCTGGCGCTTCTACTCGGAGCGGCGCGCGAAGGCAGCGAGTGCACTGCCCAACCCCGGACACGCGGCGCTGGCCAAGCTCCAGCAGGAGCTCGACCCGGGTCACCTGTTCCTGTGCACCCAGAACGTCGACGGGCTGCACGAGGCTGCGGGGTCCACGGCGTTCCACATGCACGGCGAGCTGTTCAAGACGCGCTGCGAGAACGCGGGGTGCACGCTGCCGCCCTTCGAGGACCACGCCCTCTACTTCGACGTCATGCCCAGCTGTGAGCGCTGCTCCGCCAGGCTGCGTCCGCACATCGTGTGGTTCGGCGAAGAGCCCTTCGGCATCACGCGCATCAAGCGCGAGGTGCAGAGCTGCGACCTGTTCGTCACGGTGGGGAGCAGCGGCGTCGTGTATCCGGCTGCGGGCCTCGTGCGCGAGATCACCTATCGCAGGCAGATGGGCGACGACTGCCGGGCCGTGTACGTGGGGCTCGAGGAGCCAGCCAACGCCGACAGCTTCCAGGATGTCAGGCTCGGGAAGTCCGGCGCCATCCTGCCGGAGCTCTTCGAAGTGGAGCGTTGA
- a CDS encoding response regulator, with protein sequence MLTSVRVPEAFAPIFEKAQEYVQRYFSGVRFSPEHGTIGIADERYVLVRAGSLSVEFFDVVRGLYGDTRDEGVSVAREILFDLAHAMGLADARVFAEKMGVTEPIDRLSAGPIHFAYAGWAFVDIHPESAPAPGDDYVLYYDHPYSMEADGWIAAGRVADFPVCVMNAGYSSGWCESSFGIPLVASEITCRAKGDPHCRFIMAPPHRIEGRIREYLAAHPGVVPEPTAIEVPGFFRRKSTSEALSARTEQLSAQNAELERRVAERTAALLRANEALSRELVERRETEAALRESEELNHRILEAVPSGIVHVALSGAIQSANAEAQQILGLSYDALTQRYTSDFASVTIWESGEPAAPEDYPVTRALATGLAQPPVTFGVRRPDGKTSWAIFRAVPVRDPHSREVSGAIVTFVDITQRKADEELRRRLEEKVQRSQKLESLGLLAGGIAHDFNNLLVGILGNASWLASGKAQGTREWEATQRIVTAGRRAADLTKQMLAYSGRARLETVRVNLPEVVREMHELLHASIPQSVRVEFEPVADALWVEGDPAQLGQVIMNLLTNAYEATSAAMRSAGSVRVSTTRVTLLAGALADMVEHERAQAGEFVCLTVMDDGIGMDHETMQHVFDPFFTTKELGHGLGLAAVLGIIRAHRGALDIASEPGRGTTFRVFIPEAPGPSNMSPPPRPDRPPAKLTGLFLVVDDEPVVRAVASAVLAQLGLTVIEARDGAEGIAIYRRHMGELQGVFLDLTMPVLDGFEVMREIRAKDPMLPIVLCSGYDRHEVIARLPQDPRCQFLAKPFTVHELEDAVRTLIGV encoded by the coding sequence GTGCTGACTAGTGTCCGTGTGCCAGAGGCGTTCGCGCCCATCTTCGAGAAGGCGCAAGAGTACGTCCAGCGCTACTTCTCCGGCGTACGCTTCAGCCCCGAGCACGGCACCATCGGCATCGCAGACGAGCGCTACGTCCTCGTGCGCGCCGGCTCGCTCTCGGTCGAGTTCTTCGACGTGGTGCGCGGTCTGTATGGCGACACGCGCGACGAGGGTGTCTCCGTGGCGCGCGAGATCCTGTTCGACCTCGCCCACGCCATGGGGCTGGCCGATGCGCGCGTCTTCGCCGAGAAGATGGGCGTGACCGAGCCCATCGACCGACTGTCGGCGGGGCCCATCCACTTTGCCTATGCGGGCTGGGCCTTCGTGGACATCCACCCGGAGAGCGCCCCAGCACCCGGAGACGACTACGTCCTGTACTACGATCACCCGTACTCGATGGAGGCCGACGGTTGGATCGCCGCGGGGCGTGTGGCCGACTTCCCCGTCTGCGTGATGAACGCCGGCTACTCCTCGGGCTGGTGCGAGTCGAGCTTCGGCATCCCCCTGGTGGCGAGCGAGATCACCTGCCGCGCCAAGGGCGACCCTCACTGCCGTTTCATCATGGCGCCGCCGCACCGCATCGAGGGGCGCATCCGCGAGTACCTGGCGGCCCATCCCGGCGTCGTGCCGGAGCCCACCGCCATCGAGGTGCCCGGGTTCTTCCGGCGCAAGTCCACCTCCGAGGCGCTGAGCGCGCGGACCGAGCAGCTGTCCGCCCAGAACGCCGAGCTCGAGCGCCGAGTGGCCGAGCGCACCGCCGCTCTCCTTCGCGCCAACGAGGCGCTCTCGCGCGAGCTGGTGGAGCGCCGCGAGACAGAGGCGGCGCTGCGGGAGTCCGAGGAGCTGAACCACCGCATCCTCGAGGCGGTGCCCAGCGGCATCGTGCACGTGGCGCTCAGCGGGGCCATCCAGTCGGCCAACGCAGAGGCCCAGCAGATCCTCGGGCTGAGCTACGACGCGCTCACCCAGCGGTACACCTCGGACTTCGCCAGCGTCACCATCTGGGAGAGCGGAGAGCCCGCAGCACCCGAGGACTACCCCGTGACCCGCGCGCTCGCGACCGGCCTCGCGCAGCCTCCGGTGACTTTCGGCGTGCGTCGCCCCGACGGGAAGACGTCTTGGGCCATCTTCCGCGCGGTCCCCGTGCGCGATCCGCACTCGCGCGAGGTCAGCGGCGCCATCGTCACGTTCGTGGACATCACGCAGCGCAAGGCGGACGAAGAGCTGCGTCGGCGCCTCGAAGAGAAGGTTCAGCGTTCGCAGAAGCTCGAGAGCCTGGGTCTCTTGGCCGGTGGCATCGCGCACGACTTCAACAACCTGTTGGTGGGCATCCTCGGGAACGCGTCCTGGCTGGCCAGCGGTAAGGCGCAGGGCACGCGCGAGTGGGAGGCCACGCAGCGCATCGTGACCGCTGGGCGGCGCGCGGCGGACCTCACCAAGCAGATGCTGGCGTACTCCGGTCGGGCGCGCCTCGAGACCGTCCGCGTCAACCTGCCCGAGGTGGTGCGTGAGATGCACGAGCTGCTGCACGCGTCCATTCCGCAGAGCGTGCGCGTGGAGTTCGAGCCCGTCGCGGATGCGCTGTGGGTGGAGGGCGACCCGGCCCAGCTCGGGCAAGTGATCATGAACCTGCTCACGAACGCGTACGAGGCCACCAGCGCGGCGATGCGCAGCGCTGGGAGCGTGCGCGTCTCCACCACGCGCGTGACGCTTCTCGCGGGTGCACTGGCGGACATGGTCGAGCACGAGCGCGCCCAGGCGGGGGAGTTCGTCTGCCTCACGGTCATGGACGATGGCATCGGCATGGACCACGAGACCATGCAGCACGTCTTCGATCCGTTCTTCACCACCAAGGAGCTCGGCCACGGGCTCGGGCTCGCGGCCGTCCTCGGCATCATTCGCGCACACCGTGGCGCGCTCGACATCGCCTCGGAACCGGGCCGTGGGACCACCTTCCGCGTCTTCATCCCCGAGGCGCCGGGCCCCTCGAACATGAGCCCGCCCCCGAGGCCCGACCGACCACCAGCAAAGCTCACGGGGCTCTTCCTGGTGGTGGACGACGAGCCCGTGGTGCGCGCCGTTGCTTCTGCAGTGCTCGCGCAGCTGGGTCTGACCGTCATCGAGGCGCGCGATGGCGCGGAGGGCATCGCCATCTATCGCCGCCACATGGGTGAGCTCCAGGGCGTGTTCCTCGACCTGACCATGCCCGTGCTGGATGGCTTCGAGGTCATGCGCGAGATCCGCGCGAAGGACCCCATGCTGCCCATCGTGCTGTGCTCGGGCTACGACCGGCACGAGGTCATCGCTCGCTTGCCTCAGGATCCCCGCTGTCAGTTCCTGGCCAAGCCTTTCACAGTGCACGAACTCGAGGACGCCGTGCGCACCCTGATTGGCGTCTGA
- a CDS encoding SemiSWEET transporter — translation MTEWIGFVAAFCTTAAFIPQVVQVWRTRRTDDLSLGMFSLLTVGIALWLVYGILHDSAPVYLANGCTLVLAGYILYMKLTEGSRRS, via the coding sequence ATGACCGAGTGGATAGGCTTCGTCGCCGCGTTCTGCACCACGGCCGCTTTCATCCCGCAGGTGGTGCAGGTCTGGCGCACGCGCCGCACCGATGATCTCTCGCTCGGGATGTTCTCGCTGCTGACGGTGGGCATCGCCCTCTGGCTCGTGTACGGGATCCTGCACGACAGCGCGCCCGTGTACCTCGCCAATGGCTGCACGCTGGTGCTGGCCGGGTACATCCTCTACATGAAGCTGACCGAGGGGTCGCGCCGCTCCTGA
- a CDS encoding DMT family transporter encodes MENLRGILLMVASMAGFALEDMFIKWTSAKMPTGQILVMLSVSGTPIFAALVLRQGVPLFTRDLFHPAVVARNVGEMVGTLGFITAITLTPLTSATAIFQATPLVVTLGAAVLFGEEVGWQRWLAMAVGFAGVLIVIRPGLDGFEPASLWAVLAVLGLSMRDVATRRVPPSIVTMHLAFSGFIAVGVLGAAMLLVSGGAIVPTGVQLGHLTGALTCGIVSYWAITEAMRLGDVSVVTPFRYSRLIFALIIGVFAFHERPDLPTLSGATLIIVSGLYTLNRERQRRRNSRLPT; translated from the coding sequence ATGGAGAACTTGCGCGGCATCCTCTTGATGGTGGCTTCGATGGCGGGTTTCGCCCTCGAGGACATGTTCATCAAGTGGACGTCCGCCAAGATGCCCACGGGGCAGATTCTGGTGATGCTCAGCGTCTCGGGCACCCCCATCTTCGCGGCGTTGGTCCTCCGCCAGGGTGTTCCGCTCTTCACGCGCGACCTGTTCCACCCCGCGGTGGTCGCGCGCAACGTGGGCGAGATGGTGGGCACCCTCGGGTTCATCACCGCCATCACGCTCACCCCGCTCACCAGCGCGACCGCCATCTTTCAGGCCACGCCGCTCGTCGTCACGCTCGGCGCGGCGGTGCTCTTCGGCGAAGAGGTCGGCTGGCAGCGCTGGCTCGCCATGGCGGTGGGCTTCGCGGGCGTGCTCATCGTCATCCGTCCGGGCCTCGATGGCTTCGAGCCCGCATCGCTGTGGGCAGTGCTTGCCGTGTTGGGCCTCTCGATGCGTGACGTGGCCACGCGCCGCGTGCCGCCCAGCATCGTCACCATGCACCTCGCGTTCTCCGGCTTCATCGCCGTGGGCGTGCTCGGCGCGGCGATGCTCCTGGTGAGCGGCGGCGCCATCGTGCCCACCGGCGTGCAGCTGGGCCACCTGACCGGCGCGCTCACCTGCGGCATCGTCTCCTACTGGGCCATCACGGAGGCCATGCGCCTCGGCGACGTGTCCGTCGTCACGCCCTTCCGCTACTCGCGCCTGATCTTCGCGCTCATCATCGGGGTCTTTGCGTTTCACGAGCGCCCCGATCTCCCAACGCTGTCGGGGGCCACCCTCATCATCGTCTCCGGCCTCTACACCCTCAACCGCGAGCGTCAGCGCCGCCGCAACTCGAGGCTCCCGACATGA
- the tkt gene encoding transketolase — protein sequence MTQQTPLDALAVNTIRGLSMDAVQAANSGHPGTPMALAALGWTVFTKLRKHDPISPEWADRDRFILSCGHASMLQYALLHLTGYDLSLDDIKQFRQWHSKTPGHPELHDTPGVEVTTGPLGQGIANAVGMAMAEQFLAARFNQPGHTLFDHKVWVIASDGDLMEGVSAEAASMAGHLKLGKIIAYWDDNSITIDGRTDISFTEDVLARYRAYGWHTESVDDGEDIEAILAASRKAEADPRPSLIRVKTIIGFPAPTKKDSPAAHGAPLGAAEIKATKAIMGWPEEPFHVPAELGAARDAAVAAGAKHKAAWDAQLAAYRAAFPELAAQLDVALAQGLPEGWDANLPKFEPSAKGVATRKASATVLNALAKAIPHLVGGSADLAGSNGSELSGLPFYGRVGAGEVPRNINFGVREHAMGSALNGMALHGGMIPFGATFLIFGDYMRPTMRLAALMKLRTRYILTHDSIGLGEDGPTHQPVEQLSTMRAIPGFATFRPGDANETRECWKAALQWEGPAALVLTRQDIPTMDRDVSGTQRGGYILSEAEGGAAQVVIIASGSEVELAIKAQATLAAKGVRARVVSLPCWELFEAQDAAYRDSVMLPDLRARVAVEAGSGFGWERYLGMRGRFVGMKGFGASAPAELLYEKFGITAEAVVEAALAQLS from the coding sequence TCCATGGACGCGGTGCAGGCCGCCAACTCCGGGCACCCAGGCACCCCGATGGCGCTCGCGGCGCTGGGCTGGACGGTCTTCACCAAGCTGCGCAAGCACGACCCGATCTCGCCGGAGTGGGCCGACCGCGACCGCTTCATCTTGTCCTGCGGCCACGCGTCCATGTTGCAGTACGCGCTGCTGCACCTCACGGGCTACGACCTCTCGCTCGACGACATCAAGCAGTTCCGCCAGTGGCACAGCAAGACGCCGGGGCACCCCGAGCTGCACGACACGCCGGGCGTGGAGGTCACCACCGGTCCGCTCGGGCAGGGCATCGCCAACGCGGTCGGCATGGCCATGGCCGAGCAGTTCCTCGCGGCGCGCTTCAACCAGCCGGGGCACACGCTGTTCGACCACAAGGTGTGGGTCATCGCGTCCGACGGAGACCTGATGGAGGGCGTCTCGGCCGAGGCCGCCTCCATGGCCGGGCACTTGAAGCTCGGGAAGATCATCGCGTACTGGGATGACAACAGCATCACCATCGACGGCCGCACCGACATCTCGTTCACCGAGGACGTGCTGGCGCGCTACCGCGCCTACGGCTGGCATACCGAGAGTGTGGACGACGGCGAGGACATCGAGGCCATCTTGGCCGCGTCGCGCAAGGCCGAGGCCGACCCGCGCCCCAGCCTGATCCGCGTGAAGACCATCATCGGTTTCCCGGCGCCCACCAAGAAGGACTCCCCCGCCGCGCACGGCGCGCCGCTCGGAGCCGCCGAGATCAAGGCCACCAAGGCCATCATGGGCTGGCCCGAGGAGCCCTTCCACGTGCCCGCCGAGCTCGGCGCCGCGCGTGACGCCGCCGTGGCCGCAGGCGCCAAGCACAAGGCGGCTTGGGACGCGCAGCTCGCGGCCTACCGCGCGGCCTTCCCGGAGCTGGCTGCTCAGCTGGACGTCGCGCTCGCCCAGGGCCTGCCGGAAGGCTGGGACGCGAACCTGCCCAAGTTCGAGCCCAGCGCCAAGGGCGTGGCCACGCGCAAGGCCAGCGCCACCGTGTTGAACGCGCTGGCCAAGGCCATCCCGCACCTGGTCGGCGGCTCGGCCGACCTCGCGGGCAGCAACGGCTCGGAGCTCAGCGGCCTGCCGTTCTACGGGCGCGTCGGCGCGGGCGAGGTGCCGCGCAACATCAACTTCGGCGTGCGCGAGCACGCCATGGGCTCGGCCCTCAACGGCATGGCGCTGCACGGCGGCATGATCCCCTTCGGCGCCACGTTTCTCATCTTCGGCGACTACATGCGCCCCACCATGCGCCTGGCCGCGCTCATGAAGCTGCGCACGCGCTACATCCTCACGCACGACAGCATTGGCCTCGGTGAGGACGGCCCCACGCACCAGCCGGTGGAGCAGCTGTCCACCATGCGCGCCATCCCCGGGTTCGCCACGTTCCGCCCCGGCGACGCCAACGAGACGCGCGAGTGCTGGAAGGCCGCGCTGCAGTGGGAGGGCCCGGCGGCGCTGGTGCTCACGCGCCAGGACATCCCCACCATGGACCGTGACGTCAGCGGCACGCAGCGCGGCGGCTACATCCTGAGCGAGGCCGAGGGCGGCGCAGCGCAGGTGGTGATCATCGCCTCGGGCAGCGAGGTGGAGCTGGCCATCAAGGCGCAGGCCACCCTCGCCGCCAAGGGCGTGCGCGCCCGCGTGGTGAGCCTGCCCTGTTGGGAGCTCTTCGAGGCGCAGGACGCCGCCTATCGCGACAGCGTCATGCTGCCCGACCTCCGCGCGCGTGTGGCCGTCGAGGCCGGCAGCGGCTTCGGCTGGGAGCGCTACCTCGGCATGCGCGGCCGCTTCGTGGGCATGAAGGGCTTCGGTGCTTCGGCCCCTGCCGAGCTGCTCTACGAAAAGTTCGGGATCACGGCCGAAGCCGTGGTCGAGGCGGCGCTGGCGCAGCTGAGCTGA